A genome region from Planctomycetota bacterium includes the following:
- a CDS encoding AAA family ATPase: MKIAITGKGGVGKTTVTAVWGEAFRADGRRVLLIDADPDANLAAALGVPAGEWPKPLVALKDLIKERTGADPDQVGQYFRLNPHVEDLPDSYAVSVHGLKLLVLGGIRGGGKGCACPQGAFLKAMMRHLMLRRDEVLLVDMEAGLEFLGRASVMGTDALVIVVEPGRRSLETAAGIARMGREIGIKRFGAVLNKVTDPGQVAVVQGALPEGVELLGHVPYSPALQRADLEGRSVLGVDAKAEAALGEARRKMEALIGAEAPARG, translated from the coding sequence ATGAAAATCGCGATCACAGGCAAAGGCGGGGTCGGCAAGACGACGGTCACGGCCGTCTGGGGCGAGGCCTTCCGTGCCGATGGGCGCCGCGTCCTCCTGATTGATGCGGACCCCGACGCGAACCTCGCTGCCGCCCTGGGCGTCCCCGCAGGCGAATGGCCGAAACCGCTCGTCGCCCTCAAGGACCTCATCAAGGAACGCACCGGCGCCGACCCGGACCAGGTCGGCCAGTATTTCCGCCTGAATCCGCATGTGGAAGACCTTCCGGATTCGTACGCCGTCTCGGTTCACGGATTGAAGTTGCTGGTGCTCGGCGGCATCCGCGGCGGGGGCAAAGGATGCGCCTGCCCGCAGGGTGCGTTCCTGAAGGCGATGATGCGGCACCTGATGCTCCGCCGCGACGAGGTGCTCCTCGTGGACATGGAGGCGGGCCTGGAGTTTCTCGGCCGCGCGTCGGTCATGGGGACGGACGCGCTGGTGATCGTGGTCGAGCCCGGTCGGCGGAGCCTGGAGACGGCGGCGGGCATCGCCCGCATGGGCCGCGAGATCGGCATCAAGCGCTTCGGCGCGGTGCTGAATAAGGTAACGGACCCCGGCCAGGTGGCGGTGGTGCAAGGCGCGCTGCCGGAAGGCGTGGAACTCCTCGGCCACGTGCCGTACAGCCCTGCCCTTCAGCGGGCGGACCTCGAGGGCCGCTCGGTGCTCGGCGTGGACGCCAAGGCGGAAGCGGCCCTGGGGGAAGCCCGGCGGAAAATGGAAGCGTTGATCGGGGCGGAAGCGCCCGCTCGCGGCTAA